One segment of Monomorium pharaonis isolate MP-MQ-018 chromosome 6, ASM1337386v2, whole genome shotgun sequence DNA contains the following:
- the LOC105837732 gene encoding circadian clock-controlled protein daywake, with the protein MCTSIIHICVVYAFLAVTFAEIPPYMKICNRKDPEINTCVLNSIEQLRGKLKTGIPELEVPAIEPLILKHVRLARGPQAARLDVNLTNIQVFGPSTFKIRDLKIDPDNVLITFKVAFQKLDFRGKYKINAQILLLRLVGEGGLTGSFFGYECDCLLRSHKIVKNNNTYINFEKMKFDIMINKATVHLDNLFGGDPILGAASNEVINANSHLLIDEIKPVLENALSELFTNIANKITGKFTYDDLFPIDK; encoded by the exons TGTGGTCTACGCATTTCTCGCTGTGACCTTCGCCGAAATAC CACCATAcatgaaaatatgtaatagaaaAGATCCAGAAATAAATACCTGcgtattaaattcaattgaGCAACTTCGAggcaaattaaaaactggAATCCCGGAATTAGAAGTTCCAGCAATCGAACCACTTATATTGAAGCACGTGCGGTTAGCGAGAGGTCCCCAAGCGGCAAGACTTGACGTCAACCTCACAAATATACAG gtgTTTGGACCATCCACGTTTAAAATTCGAGATTTAAAAATCGACCCGGATAATGTGTTGATTACCTTCAAAGTTGCCTTTCAAAAACTTGATTTTcgaggaaaatataaaataaatgcccAGATACTTTTACTTAGACTGGTCGGAGAAGGAGGCCTAACTGGAAGCTTTT ttgGTTACGAGTGCGACTGCTTGTTAAGGTCTCATaagattgttaaaaataataacacttATATCAACTTTGAAAAGatgaaatttgatattatgaTAAACAAAGCTACGGTCCActtagataatttatttggTGGCGATCCTATTCTTG gAGCAGCGAGTAATGAGGTTATAAACGCAAACAGCCATTTGTTAATAGATGAAATAAAACCAGTATTAGAGAACGCGTTATCGGAGCTCTTCACAAATatcgcaaataaaattactggAAAATTCACGTACGACGATTTGTTTCCAATCgacaaataa